A genome region from Oncorhynchus gorbuscha isolate QuinsamMale2020 ecotype Even-year linkage group LG26, OgorEven_v1.0, whole genome shotgun sequence includes the following:
- the LOC124015764 gene encoding mitochondrial dynamics protein MID51-like: MAGVNGDRKGKKDDNGMGTAVDFLLSNAKLVLGVGGAAMLSIATLAVKRMYDRAISAPTSPTKMEPLGKRSWEEPSWMGSSQRVLNHDMKSTVSRSLQTLPTTSNSFEPDCMRRATGRGRSVAGETDLLRARMRLSLQEKLWEFYQERVTIPAEEQATARRAALDICAELRIFLHGKLPDMPLREMYLSGSLYDDLQVVTADHAQLMVPLTLEKNLWSSVPGEDIIMNVPGFWLIRRENLEYFPRGSSYWDRCMVGGYLSPKSVLEVFEKLVAGSINWPAIGSVLDYVIRPVVPSETLTLEVQYKTDRHLYVDFLPLLVMDNGASLIAKPHRLAAERHESLWRQSFRVAETARLRALDQEDGGCRCVCLKVTKAVCKLNPALARLSASLLTSTMLLLSEKEGDWTQEALADRFLQLLRSLVGHLEAGRLPCALIPKVNLFCELTPVEVDELGYTLYCSLSDPEGLLRTPYSD, translated from the exons GATGACAACGGAATGGGCACGGCCGTTGACTTTTTGCTCTCTAATGCCAAGCTTGTGCTTGGGGTCGGAGGAGCTGCCATGCTTAGCATTGCAACACTAGCAGTCAAAAGA ATGTATGACCGTGCCATAAGTGCTCCGACCAGCCCTACTAAGATGGAACCATTAGGGAAAAGGAGCTGGGAGGAGCCCAGCTGGATGGGCTCGTCACAACGGGTACTTAACCATGACATGAAGTCAACAGTGAGCAGGTCACTGCAGACTCTACCCACCACCTCCAACTCCTTTGAACCAG ACTGCATGCGGAGGGCGACGGGGCGGGGACGTAGCGTTGCAGGAGAGACCGACCTCCTCCGTGCCAGGATGCGCCTCTCCTTACAGGAGAAACTGTGGGAATTCTACCAGGAGCGGGTGACCATTCCGGCTGAGGAGCAGGCCACAGCACGCCGGGCCGCCCTGGACATCTGCGCTGAGCTGAGGATCTTCCTGCACGGCAAGCTGCCCGACATGCCCCTCCGAGAGATGTACCTCAGTGGCAGCCTCTACGATGACCTGCAG gTGGTGACAGCGGATCACGCTCAGCTCATGGTCCCTCTGACCCTGGAGAAGAACCTGTGGTCGTCAGTGCCCGGTGAGGACATCATTATGAATGTTCCGGGCTTCTGGCTGATTCGCAGGGAGAACCTGGAATACTTCccccgaggcagcagctactggGACCGCTGCATGGTAGGAGGCTACCTCTCCCCCAAGTCTGTCTTGGAGGTGTTTGAGAAGCTGGTGGCGGGCTCCATCAACTGGCCGGCCATCGGCAGTGTTCTGGACTACGTGATCCGGCCGGTGGTTCCCTCGGAGACGCTCACCCTGGAGGTCCAGTACAAGACGGACCGCCATCTTTATGTGGACTTCCTACCTCTGCTGGTGATGGACAACGGCGCCTCGCTGATCGCCAAACCACACAGGCTGGCTGCTGAGCGCCACGAAAGCCTTTGGCGGCAAAGCTTCCGCGTGGCGGAGACTGCGCGCCTGCGGGCGCTGGACCAGGAGGACGGGGGCTGCCGCTGCGTCTGCCTCAAGGTGACTAAAGCTGTGTGCAAGCTGAACCCCGCCCTGGCGCGCCTGTCGGCCAGTCTGCTCACCAGCACCATGCTGCTGCTGAGCGAGAAGGAGGGCGACTGGACCCAGGAGGCACTGGCTGACCGCTTTCTGCAGTTGCTCCGCTCGCTAGTGGGACACCTAGAGGCTGGGAGGCTCCCCTGTGCCCTGATCCCAAAGGTCAACCTGTTCTGTGAGCTGACGCCAGTGGAGGTGGATGAGCTAGGATATAccctctactgttctctctcaGACCCAGAGGGACTCCTAAGGACTCCTTATTCTGACTGA